The following coding sequences are from one Nilaparvata lugens isolate BPH chromosome 6, ASM1435652v1, whole genome shotgun sequence window:
- the LOC111059676 gene encoding peroxidasin-like, which produces MIYNKRSAKPHFTLTPHDYDSDEGSTITLDCAAAGQPKPEIAWTRDDLQLQESPRFKISPEGTLTIINLEREDTGTYKCTASNYIGIITAVAQVRVNGSEIVLFPKVLPTFVTTPENLTTKSEVWQDCGA; this is translated from the exons ATGATCTACAACAAGCGATCTG CAAAACCACACTTTACACTGACACCACACGACTATGACTCCGATGAAGGCTCGACTATAACATTGGATTGTGCTGCAGCCGGTCAACCAAAACCAGAGATAGCTTGGACCAGGGATGATCTGCAACTTCAAGAATCTCCCCGCTTCAAG aTTTCACCTGAAGGAACACTTACAATAATCAATCTGGAACGTGAGGACACTGGAACCTACAAGTGTACAGCCAGCAACTATATTGGCATCATCACTGCTGTGGCTCAAGTGAGAGTCAATG GATCGGAAATCGTCTTATTTCCAAAAG TTCTTCCGACGTTCGTGACAACGCCAGAAAATCTGACAACGAAAAGTGAAGTTTGGCAAGACTGCGGTGCGTAG